In Rana temporaria chromosome 3, aRanTem1.1, whole genome shotgun sequence, a single window of DNA contains:
- the LOC120930442 gene encoding zinc finger MYM-type protein 1-like codes for MPHGVHKSKRPSGHQQRKAKEAKIKSIKTLAGSMLQYVKRPEDGQGSSKDPACQSPLHEADSSDAFASMHSAEEQEVEMTESDAEVQEMEMAESEAEESSESDSSHSHYTGKEMSTIQEKDFQMLSDVSFWEMPVQDHVRVEIIKQGSASFQNKEGPFSVAKRQDAKATTKGHVRQLSKEWFYKVMPNGEKILRSWMVYSPVIENLYCFCCRLFAICTLDTTSKFVSGFQKWWKLSPKVHNHETSEEHLNCLEKWKTLAAGLRLHQTIDAGVITVMEIEKKKWRDILHRLLDITLFLAKQNLAFRSHKEDECSFNKGNFLEMVEMLSKYDSVLKEHLIRLKRSTSKLKVSVSYLSPQTQNEFIRVLANHMKEKIVMDIKSAKYFGIMFDSTPDISHTDQMSEVIRYVNIKNRKVEVKEAFLGFFPLKGKKASDLSLDILKKLESDGLDIMMCRAQGYDNAATMAGIHGGVQSIIREKNKKAIFNGCVDHSLNLCGQHSFAENASCVTFFGTLQSMFSFFAASTHRWDVLIHHTGVSVKRLSTTRWSAHHAAVKPVKEKFDLFVSAIEALCDTCENLDTRGAAECLLPAVCDFTFLCYLYFWGHVLQEVDVTQQYLQTKGLSLDKVVTKLESLRIFLFEERSHLVEHAIEQAHLKCKDHGISVERRARFKKRMAGEQARDAGGISLQDENKRAMLECIDRFHSELQIRLRAIMEVAAMFEAVQAKSLILETEEKLKVSIPKLTTFYDEISESELLSEIPRLRRHLKAAKINLEEVKDWSALQVLTFIAEWDFTESLPTLSLCLKIFLTICVSVASCERSFSKLKLIKNYLRSTMGQARLSDLAMLSVESELAKCIDFDEVVHNFAAVKARKAKF; via the coding sequence ATGCCACATGGAGTACATAAGTCAAAGAGACCAAGTGGACACCAGCAAAGGAAAGCAAAGGAGGCAAAAATTAAATCGATAAAAACACTTGCTGGATCCATGCTTCAGTATGTGAAAAGACCAGAAGATGGGCAGGGTTCATCAAAAGACCCTGCTTGTCAGTCTCCACTTCATGAAGCTGATTCTTCTGATGCTTTTGCTAGCATGCATTCTGCAGAAGAGCAAGAAGTGGAAATGACAGAATCTGATGCAGAAGTGCAAGAAATGGAAATGGCAGAATCTGAAGCAGAAGAGAGTTCTGAGAGTGACTCTAGCCACAGTCATTATACTGGAAAGGAGATGAGTACTATTCAGGAGAAAGATTTCCAAATGTTATCTGATGTTTCTTTTTGGGAGATGCCAGTTCAAGATCATGTTCGGGTTGAAATAATCAAACAGGGAAGTGCTTCTTTCCAGAACAAGGAGGGCCCTTTCAGTGTTGCAAAAAGGCAAGATGCAAAAGCTACAACAAAGGGACATGTGCGGCAACTTTCAAAAGAGTGGTTTTACAAGGTGATGCCAAATGGTGAAAAAATTCTGCGGTCATGGATGGTTTACTCACCTGTCATTGAGAATTTATATTGTTTTTGCTGCCGACTGTTTGCCATTTGTACTCTAGATACAACATCCAAATTTGTATCTGGGTTTCAGAAATGGTGGAAGCTAAGCCCGAAAGTACATAACCATGAGACATCCGAAGAACACCTAAACTGCCTTGAAAAATGGAAAACCTTGGCAGCAGGACTTAGGCTGCACCAAACCATTGATGCTGGAGTTATTACTGTGATGGAGATTGAGAAGAAAAAGTGGCGGGATATCTTACACAGATTGCTTGACATCACACTGTTTCTTGCCAAGCAGAACCTAGCATTCCGTAGCCACAAGGAAGATGAGTGCTCATTCAATAAAGGGAACTTTCTTGAGATGGTTGAAATGCTTTCCAAATATGATTCAGTACTGAAAGAACACCTAATTAGATTGAAGCGGAGCACCAGTAAACTTAAAGTATCGGTCTCATATCTTTCTCCACAAACTCAGAATGAGTTTATAAGAGTCCTGGCAAATCACATGAAGGAGAAGATTGTCATGGACATAAAGTCTGCAAAGTACTTTGGAATCATGTTTGACAGCACACCTGACATATCACATACTGACCAGATGTCCGAAGTGATCAGATACGTGAACATCAAGAATAGGAAAGTGGAAGTAAAAGAAGCTTTTCTAGGATTTTTCCctttaaaggggaaaaaagctTCTGATCTCAGTTTGGATATCCTTAAAAAATTAGAGAGTGATGGACTGGACATAATGATGTGTCGTGCTCAGGGTTATGATAACGCTGCTACTATGGCTGGAATTCATGGAGGTGTACAATCCATaattagggaaaaaaacaagaaagctATTTTTAATGGCTGTGTAGACCATTCACTTAACTTGTGCGGTCAGCACTCTTTTGCTGAGAATGCTTCATGTGTGACATTTTTTGGAACACTTCAgtcaatgttttctttttttgctgctTCCACCCATCGATGGGATGTGTTAATTCACCATACTGGAGTGTCAGTGAAAAGATTATCAACAACACGCTGGAGTGCTCATCATGCTGCAGTTAAGCCAGTCAAAGAAAAGTTTGATTTGTTTGTGTCTGCGATCGAAGCACTTTGTGATACTTGTGAAAATTTGGACAcaagaggagcagcagaatgtctaCTGCCTGCTGTCTgtgattttacatttttgtgctaCCTATACTTCTGGGGTCATGTACTTCAAGAAGTTGATGTTACACAACAGTACCTGCAGACCAAAGGCTTAAGTCTGGACAAGGTGGTGACAAAGCTAGAGTCACTAAGAATTTTTCTGTTTGAAGAGCGCAGTCACCTAGTGGAACATGCAATTGAACAGGCACATTTAAAATGTAAAGATCATGGAATTTCTGTAGAGAGAAGAGCCAGGTTTAAGAAGAGGATGGCAGGGGAACAGGCACGTGATGCTGGAGGCATAAGTCTACAAGACGAGAACAAGAGGGCAATGCTTGAGTGCATTGATCGCTTCCATTCTGAACTCCAGATCAGATTAAGAGCCATCATGGAAGTTGCAGCCATGTTTGAGGCTGTTCAAGCAAAGAGTCTCATACTTGAAACTGAAGAAAAATTAAAGGTGTCCATTCCAAAACTGACCACTTTTTATGACGAAATATCTGAGAGTGAGCTGTTATCAGAAATACCCAGACTGAGGAGACATCTCAAAGCAGCCAAGATCAACCTAGAAGAAGTCAAAGATTGGTCAGCTTTACAAGTTTTGACCTTCATAGCAGAATGGGACTTTACTGAATCTCTTCCAACCCTTTCACTATGTCTAAAAATATTTCTGACAATCTGTGTGTCTGTGGCTTCGTGTGAGAGGAGCTTTTCAAAGTTGAAGCTGATAAAGAACTATTTGCGTTCAACGATGGGACAGGCAAGGCTTTCTGATCTTGCAATGTTATCAGTTGAAAGTGAACTAGCGAAATGTATAGATTTTGATGAAGTCGTTCACAATTTTGCAGCTGTCAAAGCTAGAAAAGCAAAGTTTTGA